ATCAGCTCGCCCCAGTATGAAAAAGTTGGgggaaaagttttttttttttttttaaatgatgcCGAAACTGCATTATATTCACAAGATTTCTGTAAAAAAAACAACCTGCCTAGTCTTCATCAAGGATTGATGCTGCTTCTACTTGGCTATCTTGGAGAAAACTCCAAACTCATTGTTAGTACATGATGTTGATTTCTTGGCATGCTTTGCTTGGTGCTGTTCACAGAGAATTGCAGGAGATCTGTCGTGATGATATCATAATGCAGCACCGCTAAAATCGTGTTCAAGATCTCAAGGATCCAATTTCAAGTGATTCATGCCCAAATTTTCACATCAAAGGGAGATAAGCTCCTCCATGCCCTTTCCTCAAGACAAGTGGCCCAGCATTTTCAGGAACCTTATCCAACGCATTGTTACATGAATCAATAACATCAATAAACCCGGTGGCTGTCGTAGCCAACTGCAGCCGCAACCTCAAGTCCCTAGTCCTTTTCAGCAAACATCTGAATGACCTACCAAGGTACTTCGCCCACTCAGCTGGCAGCCCTCCGCCAGTCAGCCACACGGAAAACTGGGATTGGTCCCACCTGGCAGCAACCTCAGCCCTATAAAATCTTGCAAGCTCAACAAGCATTGAGGGCTGGAGAGGGAGTACAGCAACAAACTCGGCCATAAACTGTTCAGTGAGTTCTGGTTTGAGCATTTGGTTCCAAAGCACCAGGGCCCACTCGCTTGGCTGGTTAAGACCATAGGCTTCAGCAACGACTAGTGCCTCTTGGAAACGAGATTGCTCAACTAGTGCTCTTCGTGCATTAGTTTCAGAAAGATTGAGCCATTGCAAATCTGGCATTCGAATCTGAAGAGAGAGGAGTGATGCCTGAGCGCAAGCTTTGCGTGTTTTATTGCCAGCATCAATGGAGGAGTGAACTTCAGCAGCTTCAATAAAATACCGCATAGATTCCAGTAGATCATCAGTCTGATCTTTGTCATAACGGAGGAACCATTGATGAGAAGATTGCTCTGCACGTGACTCAAGGAGAGCAGCAGTTTCGTGCTTCATGTCAAAGTGATTATAAACCTGAAAGAAAGCCGGGAACAGGATATCAAGCACGAAGTAAGTAGGAACTGCACAGGATAAGCTTTTCAGATGTACCAAGCAAGAAATGGAGAATCAGATGTTTTCAATTGGTGAAGAAATGAAATGGAGAGGGAGAGAAGCTaaaccaacaattgcaatgaaaCAACAGAAACTGCAATTTACTTTATGCTAATAATTAGCTCATCTTTAAGAAGATTATAAATAATTACCATGGCAAATGCATCTAGATCATGGGGGTTGAATTGCTGGAGTGATGTAAGAACAGCCATACGAAATCCTCTAACTGCTTCAGCAGTGCCTGTATTTGCATCTGCAGCAGCAGAATACTTTTGAAGAAGAAGATCAAGTTGACCATTTTCAATAAGGATTCCGAGTATGAAATTCAGCGCATGGAAATTTCCGACTCCAGTTATTAAACGAGCCAAGCACGTGAAATCACCCTCAGATACATAAGCTTCTACCCTGGTTGCTGCAAGAGCTACAAGAACATCAACACCATCCAGGCATGCTGATGACTTGTAGAAGTGGTGGGACAGTATCAGAAGCTCAACCTGAAAAATCAGTTCCAAATAATTAAATGTTGACCTCCGGCATAggaaccctttttaaaatttttttcttcatcaatCTCAAAGTAAGGTACACTTAATACCTTCAAGGTCACttacaagaaacaagtcaaagAATTCAAGCTTTTAGAAAATTAACTATGAACttttgattatttgtcaaaCTACAAGTGCTGTACTTTGTGGTGAAGACTTATCTTTAAGTCCATTTCTTTCCTGTTTAAATATGAACTTCACAATTTACTGACAATCTGACAGAATCTTTGAAGCATGTTGACACTCAGTAATTTCTCAGCAAATTACCTACTCCTGTGCTGCACTTCAGCAAAGTCTATGTAGTGCTAGTTCTTCATGTGTTAAATATTAGACATACTGTCTACAGGCCCAGCAATAAGAACAGTAACAGGATTTATGGTAACAGAAACATATTGACAAAGGTGTCAATAACAATCTAAATAGAATTCAAAGCTTAGCAAAAGGAGGAACATGGAAAAGGTACTCTCTTTTACTACATTTATCTATCTTGCAAATACAGCTGAAAGAACATTTGAGGAATGAGGTGATTATTATTCAACAAACAACACTAACAACCCCTTGGCCAGGCATCCCCGCCCCcgtgggcaaaaaaaaaaatcttttttttttccagttgtGTAGGAGAAAAGCAGGATTCTAACATGCTTCTTATAAGGGAagaattgatgtgaaatataTGACGTTCAGTTTCTCCTCTTTTTCACACCCAAAATAGACAAATAACTTGGTCAAATACTACTGACTTCCATAAAATGAGGAAGGGTGAAAGTAGAGAATGAAAAGAGGCTCAAGCCAAGCATGGAAAAAACACCATTTAAATCACCTGAAACTTGACTGAGAGGACACCGcacaaataattcaataaagAGACAGTGCCAACAAGTTGTTCAATAAGGATGTAGATCTTCCATTcaccaaaacttaaaaaaagaGGTTAACGCGCTAATTGCGATGATTTTATTCAGATGATCACACCTTGTTAATTCAATCCATAACCCATGAAACAAATATTACATCCTTATATCTAGTCGCAAAATTGATGATTGTATCTTGGCAGCTTAGACCATAGGCCATCAAGTTTCACAAAGCAAAGCTCCAACATGTCAAAGTTTAGTTGCAACAGTCCTCCAACTTCAAATGAATTTATGCGCTCAATAGTATTCCTATCAATACTAAACTAACTGAACATTTCAGAATGAGAAAATAAGGAAACAAATAAGGACGCGAAAAAGAATTTGACTAATTAAAAGGTAATTTAGAAGGGGAAAACATCAACATCCAAAGATAACACagtatttcatttttagactgGAGGTAGTTATTGCATATCAGATTATCATCCAAAATTAAGCTCACAAATCTAAAGGGAACTTTTATATTGTTTATGCAGAAGAAGCTAAAAATAACAACAATTcgcatgccaaaaaaaaaaaaagaggaaaccaTTAAAAGACCAGAGCTGAGGATGAATAAAGTTTCCGTGTCACTATACTTGGCTAAAAACTTCCACCTATGACCCAGACTCCAACTATTCTATTGAACGTAAAGTAAAACATTAGCAAGACACCATCCATCTTGTTAGTCATTATACACactttgaaaaccaaaattttagtgGACTAGGACTAGGAACTATTCTATTGAATGCAAAGTAAAACATTACCAAGACACCATCCATCTTGTTAGTCATTATACACactttgaaaaccaaaattttagtgAACTAGGACTAGGAATGTTCCTTATTGCCCCACATCAGATTTTGCCAATTATTACACATTCAATTTGCAACCAGCACAATCCCTAATCTTTCAGTTTTAAGCAATTTAATTAGATACAAGGGATACTGaggtaaaagaagaaaagacaaACAGTTGCCATACTACCTCACAGGCATGTGGTATTTCTTGCCCAGTGATCACCAAACGCATCAACGCATGGCCAATTTCTGGTTCTGAGGGACAAAGCTCGGCCCACTTCAAGAAGTCTGAAAATCTCCACAACAAAGGAGCAGGTCCTTCCTCCTTCTGGGAATCCATGTATCCACCACGATGTGCAGCTAATAAGCCCTAATTCAACAACAAACATAAATAGACTTTTCAATAAAAGTGCCAGACATCATAAACTtccaccaaaaacaaaaataacttgACAAAGGATcagtaaataattataaaattaaaattcaacttCCAAAATCCCTGTTCAGACTTATTTCAACCAAAACAAGACAAAGCTTACATAGCCCTTAGCAGATGCCAAAGATCTATTCTAGGATGTTAATTGAACATCTACACACTAAGAAGGACAAACCATAAAAAACACACAGACCTTTAAAAAGGATTCTGCAAGAACATGAGCAATACTAGAAGCTGGCATAGAATGCGTTTGCACAAGGAGATTTGCTTCTTCAAATGAATCTTGTGCTTTGAGAGTAAGAAGCTGCAATAGTTCAATTGGCTGCTTATCAAATGCTTCTGAAAATGACAGACCTAAAACATTTGCAGCCTTTACAACAGCCACAATTCTCTTACAAACTCCTCGCCCACGGCCTTCAGCGAGTATGGCTGCTAGACCATCCAATACCTAcctcagataatttttattagcATTAAAAAATTGTCCTATGCAAACAACTTAAATTGAAGTAACTAGCATTTAAGTATTGTCTAAAGCCATTGAATAACATAAATTGAAAAGTGGAAAACAAAATTATGCAGTACCTGAAGTGGCTCAATCACTTGATGATTAGCCACGAAATTGTTAGACTGTATCACAGAGCGCACTTCATCATCCAATAGCAAGACAGACATTTTGTTGTTTGGAGTTGAGAGAGCAGCCAGCTTCAAAGCAGCATCCAAGACAACAAATTCATATGGAATTTGACCTGGAGACAACTTATGTTGCAGCTGTCGGGCAGCTGCAATTTGTCCAAACTCCAACAATGAAAGAACGGCTCTTTCCAGCTCTGCAGGTCCAACTCCTTCCTCCCACCTTGAAAGGGATGCTTCAAATTTAAAGTTGTCATCCACTAATTGTGAATCATCTCTGTGACTCTGGGAGAAGAAGACACTTTCAAACTCATTGCTTTTATCCACTGCATCATTTAAAGGCCGTCTTGATTGCACAAAGCCCTTGGCTCTCCTTTTTGCCTTGCTGTTCCCTCCGGTGGAAGCCATAAAGTCGTCTACTAATGCTTGATGGGTCTTTAATTGTGTCTGATTATTCTCCCTGAAGTCACTTCTGTCTacacttttcattttcattgaaTTCAAATGATTGTCAATCTTTGTGATGATGTCTGCAGTATGATCCATAATGCTGGAGCTCTTCCCAATCCCAAGTTCCCTACCACAATTGCTCTGGGGGAAATCCCCCTCACTTTTCACCTGAGCTTCTGACTCTACAGCTAGAAGCCACACTTTAGTCTCAATCTCTCGCAGAAGGTTTAGAGGACATGCCCTGTAAAATTAGTCAGTCAGAATATAATTTTATGCAAGGTATGTAGCATAAGTTGTTCCTTACAGACACTTACTGATTAGACCGAGTTATTGTTCCACTCAACCATTGCAAAGAAAGCAGCAATAGTCCATGAAGCTCTCTTGCTGGGAGATCTTTCTCTGCTGCCTCTGCATGTTTGAGGAAAAATAACCCTGCCTACAGAGCAACAGTAGAAAATCAAATTGACTGAAGACGAAAAAATTTGTGTAAAACAGCAGGTGCTTTGTTTCTACTCATTCAAGAGAAGAAATAAAGACAGGGCAAAAGCGAAGATGCAATGACTTCAAAATAGTGGAAAGGACGATGCTAACTTACGCATCTAGTAcgtgtaaataaataaataaacaaacctGTGATGCTGGGAAGGAGTATCTGATAAAAAGTGTTTGACAGTGGCCCCACAAAGCAACCCTCTCTTCTGGGACATCCCAAAGGAACTCCTTCCATTCTGCCACCATGGATTCAGCCTAGATCCATGTGCACAAGAAAATATGCAGAGTTCACATCAAAATTGACGCATGATCTAACTCTATACTAGAAAGAAAATGCAGTTTCACAAAGAATGGGAACCCTTCAATTAAGTCATGAAGAGAGCTGAAAGTATCAAGTTTTGTGCTGGCATGCAAAATAACAGGCAACATAATGGATCCCTAGTAAAATAGAGCAGAATTTGTTAGGGCACCTAAATGAGCTATATGGTACTTTAGAACATGAATTGTTGAAACAGCCAAGTTCAAGATATAAGGTTATAATAATTAATAATGGCAGACCATAACACACGAGGTGACTCAGGTCCTGAATTAATTCAACATTGGATAGTGGTTTTTATGAATAACTTACAACTTATGGACAGAACATCGGTTCTTGGAAATAGACTCATCGAATTTACCAACTCCAACAAGCTAAAAACATTCTGAGTCAGGTGTTTTCATGCCTTCTCCTAGAAATGCCCTGTTTCTGACCACTCTCTACCTAACAGATCTCCTTTTTAGCTAAAAAACAGTACACATGCAGTTCCTTGACATAAACAAGATAATCCAACAAAAGTAAAATCAACTTTAGTCTACCACAGGCTATCCAATAAGTTTAGAGTCAAGGATAGACCTAAAAGGAATGGAGGGCTCTTAAATGGTGGAATTGGGACAATCACTTTTAGGAGAGTCATTACAGAACATGCATTAGTGTCATGTAGAGCCCACAAGTTTCATTTGTAAGAGCAACATAACTTACTATTTCCTGAAGAATACCCGAGAGAAATAAAAGCTAAAATGCCAACTTTTGACAAATCAATGGGAAAAGCTTCACAATATATGCCGTGAAAGCCAATTCACCAGTTTTTGGCAGTTTTAAGTGAATAGTACATGATACTCCcatgaccaaaaaaaaacagaaaagcaAACCTCAGCTGCAAGCAGGTAGAAGACCTTGTTCAAAAAGTATAGGCAAAAAACAAAATCATAGATGATATTAATGTGGAATAAAAGCTTTGTGAAGCAAATAAATACCTGCATTTCAGTAACATGGTGTATAACAGACTTCCAAGATCCACCACTAGCCTCCAGTTGCTTGGCCCAATTGCGTGCCTGCTCCCAACAACCATTCTTTATTAATGCTGCTAGCAGGGAAGCATCATCTAGCGTCTCATTTCCAAGATGGAGGCCATCATCTTTACGTAGTGAAGGTTCTGCAAGGTTTATTTTCCAATAAAGTCGCCGATAATATGTTGCAGCAGATCCATCATCACCAAAGTCAGTCGCAGCGAGAAGTTGTAATAAGCATCTTTTCTCATAAGGTGAAGGGCACATCGAAAGCATCGCATCAGCTGCTTTCACAGCTATGGAACTTATCCACGAGCTCCCTGTTGGTCCTTCCCTTGCAAAATTTGTTTGTGTCTGAGAAGGTTCTTCCTTAATTCTGGCAGAAAAGGACCCTAGATGTGCTGAAGCTTCTGAAAGGCGCATTTGAGAAAATGCCTGCAAGTTATAGCATACAcaaataatagaaaaaaaaaacagaaatatTAAAGTTCTAGCTACATTTTCATGCTCAGAGATCCAATGAAAGCTACAAAGAACTTTTTGAGCCCAATACAGAGacattttcaatcaattttttctCATATAAGATTAGTTTGAAGAAGTTCGTGTCTGGTTAAAGGTTTATGGATTGCACAAAGAGCTCATTTCTTTATTATCCCTAATCATCAATCCACGATATCTGGTTATTTTGCATAAAGTGTTAGGTCAGTGTCTTCATCAATTGCTGTTAAGCAGCTTGAAATCCTATAGTGGAATAACATTTAGAAACAAAATTAATCATCCTAACACAATGAAGCTGTCCAAATGCAAAACCACATATTTATCATTATTGATACTGAGACAAAGACCCGCTAATTTGTCAATGATTCAGATCATCACAATGATGATCGCTAGACTGTAAACACATTTGAAACTCTTCCTTTTGTGCTACAAAATTTAAGCCAATACAATAGTTCAGAGATACACttcaaaaatatttcaaatctgAAATGTCCTGGCAGTGTGTGGAAAAAAGTAGCCATTTAGATGGATAGCAGGCCACATCATGAGAAAGAGATGCAATTTCCTTTTGAGCATACAAGATAAATCAGCACCAGCAACGTACACAGGTTGTATATGGAGTTGGaacttatttttattatttgaaaaataaaaatcagtgCTGTAATGAAACAGTGTcgatataaatataaataatactGCAATAATTCAGAAATCTGGCTAAGTTCCCTTTATGGGCAGTGGAAATTTATTGGAAAGAAATTGGACTAAGCAGATTTGtgtcaaccttttttttttgttttgggtttgaaGAAAACCACCTGAGACAGCAAGGGGTTTGGCAGACCCCAACCAGTTTTACTAGAAAACAAAGGTGCCTTAATGCCTTACCTCAAAAAACTGCACTAAGAAGTAATTCGAAATGCAAAGCAACTTACACATACCTGAAGTGCACGGATAAAAGGTAAGAGAGAACAGGATGGCAGGAATATCTCAAATGCCTTCAGCAATGGAAGGAACAGGTGTTGTTCACACAGAACAGCGACCATTCTCAAAAGGGAATTAACTACTTCATCAGAATTAGATGACACGGTTACATCTTCATCAATTTTTTGTCCCCTTTCCTCTTCAGGCATGATTTCTTCAAACTTTGCACCGCCAGAAGTGGTAGATACATCAAAAGCTGTCAAAGACAATGAATTTTCCAACATGGGCTCAATAAGCCGTCTCCTTTTCTGACTTTTCCTGTTATAGTGAAATGTATGGGCTCTAGCAGCCACTGGCAGGGAATTAGTAGCCTCAACAGCTGCTCCAACGTTATTTGCAATCTGGGAAGCAATGTCATTAACTTTGATGGCAGAAGTCTCCCTGATTTAGAAAGCATACTAAATCAAATTCATATCCAAGTACACATGGAAAAATATCATTGGGAAGATTCATGATAAATCCTGAGAATACAAACTCTGTGCAGAAATTGGCATAATATAGTAATGGAAGCTTAAAGACAGTGTAGCAAGTGATATTTATATCAGGAAATGCATGTGTGAGCAAGTCTGTTTTATATACAGTAAAGAAGAGAGAGATAAATGCCACCTTGCTGCAGTTATTTCCAGCCAAATGGCCAGACATGACAAGGGAGATACATCTGGAAAACATGCTGCGATCATAGCCAAAATTGACCAGCTCAAGTTTTTGGCCTTCAAGAGAAGAGCTTCACCTGGATTATTAAGTTTCTCACATTCTGCTATTATACCAAAGAGTTCAACAGATGCATAAAGGTTTTCATCTGATATGAAAACTTCAAACTGTTGCCCAGCAATATCTGAATTTGGTGAATGAAAAACTCTTTTTCGTGATTGCATGCTTTTCAAAACTGTTAATATATGAATTTTCAGGCGTGGATCACTAAATTCCTTTGATGCCTGGAAATAGCAGATATCAAAAGTATTAGAGCAAATCATAAGATGTTACTAAATAGAACTGTAAACAGTTAAAAGGGACTTGAGGCATACAACTTGTATGACTGTTTCAAGAGGGTATCCTCCAACTTGAGCTTCTGATAGAAACCCAACCTGGCAGCAAAATACTTGAGATGTGACATCCGATGGAAAATAGATATTGATGTAAAACTAAGGCTATGACCACAAACTAGAGCATACCCAGTCATTATCTCTAGCTAAGCAAGCAAGATATTTGGTGCTTAAGGGCATCTGGTGCATCTGACAGAAAACCGTGACTAGATTCCACTTCTCGCTTGCAGCTTTCTGTTGAGACCTCAACTCAGTTCCATCACCACTACCAGTTACTAACCACGAACCACACGTCATCCCACCACCAAAAACTGGAAGACTTGCTTTTTCCAAATGTTGCAGGACCATCATGAGAGCTCTTGTTGGCAATTTTCCAGTGACATTGTTCTGGAGGTCTCTTTGCTTTACACAAATGGAAGATTCATTGCGAAGATAATCATCTGCCAATGCCCGAGCAAGAGATTCTGTTACATCTCCTTCAATAGATTTTGTATGTACAGCGGAACCCTTGGGCGAAAGTTCCACTGTTTGATTTCCATGATCACCAGATTTATAGAAAGAAGATATCCTTCTTAAAGCACCAACGTCAATTTGGAGGATGCTGGCAGACAAACCGCATAACTCCAAAAGAAGAGCACAAGAAGCCACTAACACTGAATCCTCAAAATGCAAAATGGCGAGGGGCACAACCTATACATACAAGTCGCAAACTCTATCATGAGTCAATAAGTGTTGCGCTacatgtaattagttttgttatCTGAATATTACATATGCTTATGCGAGGATAATAAAATAGCTGAACCAATTGATCACACCCAAGTACTAATTCATCTGGCTTTTGTCCTTGCTTATGAAAATGGGTACCACAGAGCTGTGAGTTCGCACTTGGGCTTACACTTAAAAGCCAACTAACATCAATCCTGTGGTCGTGAAGTAGGGAGACTTCAGGTTCTAAAAATGAATGGGCCCTTGAAAGGAATGCCAGAAAAGTTTGCCCATACACGGCAAAATCCAGCACCTTATTCAAACTACCATACTATTTTTAGTAACATGAAGAACTATTAGAATAGCCCTGCCAAACTTGCATGTATTCTATTCCTATGGCATGAAGGAAAAACATGTTATGCATCTCAACATTGAAGGCATATGATATACTTGAAGTCCAATAATTTAAATGATGTCATGAGACCTACAATCTCCTTGACTCCTTAAACACTTTTATTCGATAACATTGTCAAACTTCAAGAACTGCCTTGATGACAAACTACTTACTACTTGTCAGGACAGCGGAAGAGTGAACTTCAAGATATAGGCATTAACCaaacaaaggataaaaaaatgTCCACTTAAAAATGCAATCACTTTTTTAcataaacaaaacaaaccaCAAGTGATCCACACCGTTGAAAGAAGAGATTCCTCATTCTGAGATATAGGTGCAAGAAGTGCATGTAAATCTGACTGCACATTTGTTTGCCCAGGTACTGAGGTTCCAGAGGACCCTCTTTTTTCTGTATTCAGTTTTTGAACTCTCAAAGCAAGGAGATGATTAAAAGCAGCCAGTGCACGCCCACGATGCAAATGGTGCTCGAGACCAAGACCAGCTTCCTAATGCCAAGAGAAGCAACTAAGATGAGAAAAAATCCAagaaacttgaaaaaaaaaaaaaaaaaaggcaattgGGGATCAGTTAACATTTGTAAACTGAAATAGAAGCTACTGAAAAGATTTCACAACATTTTCAAATTGCACTAGATATTTCATACAAGTTACAATTCTGATAAAAACATAttgagaaccaaaaaaaaaaaaaaatgtttccctttttttttttctttttttttttttgtccttacGGAATTCTTGTTAGTGGCATCCAATATTCAACCAGCTAAGTATGTAGGTTTTGGACAATCTCTTAACTAATTTCCCCTTTCCCCTGATTTAGAAGGAATTTCAAATGAAAGACAAAGGACTAGTAACTTTGTGACAGGTAACCAACAACATCCCCTTTTCTGATCATGTGATATGAAAAGCTTATAGGAGAGTTTCACTGTTCAGGGCTGGAAAGTTAGAAGGGAAATGGCAATTGGCTATCAGGGGACTCAGGTATTGTCAGTACCTATTGCTCGAGTAACACTGCAGACACATACATTAAAACAACACTTGTATGAACTAATACTACAAAGTTCCTTGAGCCTGTATTGTTAACTGCCGGGCCAAATGACATTTTTAAATTTCCCCAACTTCCGATTCCCGCCACACAATTTCGAAATGGTGGGATCTCCAACATGAATTGCCTACGCAATTGTTCTGGAAGGCAATTGCTGAGGCCCTCAATCCCAGAAATTAGGACCTCCCCTATATGGTAACAGTCAGGATAACCAATGTGCAATTCAGAATTTAGAAAGTAAAAAAGGTTAGATTTATTAATTGACCAGAAACCAAGACTTTATTGATCTAAGCAGAAACTCTTTGCAAGTCAAAATTGGAAACTCAAAAGCACAAGAACATTATATACaataaaacagaaaatgaaGAGCTCGCCTCGCCTCGCCTCACCTCCGAGGAAGAAGCACAAAGTTGTTCTTCAATATGCTTCTGGATAGCAGCTTCCCATGACATGGCACTGATATTGGGATCATCCAAATCCCTTGGCCAATAGGATTCTCCTATTGGCAAATCTGCCATGGATTGCCAACCAAGAGGACCCTGCCATGAcgtgtagaaaaatatcacttttcCATGCACTTATCCAAACACAACAATCATGTAAAAGTGATCCAAGTACCAAAAAAGATGA
The genomic region above belongs to Coffea arabica cultivar ET-39 chromosome 7c, Coffea Arabica ET-39 HiFi, whole genome shotgun sequence and contains:
- the LOC113699573 gene encoding uncharacterized protein isoform X5, which produces MALKGWDLKTSRIRRLQLALDYLKFGEIENSLEMLAVIHLAEEGILRLIFAAVYLMLEKVSNDNEISAASRLLALASSFGIKMIRNYGLLHQQKELLDQNVRDVQEFPILPAAGDDGSEHLRRMSDMAHYLEIIRDLQMRLTTKFRRLGHGMVDGPNALQVMDDLVEDESKISVPSGDASLLAAASHHESVLPASENAENLALIPMDTLNNETSLVSEGSGLGKRIFTPENPKDMIARWELDNLDLKTIVRDALVSGRLPLAVLKLHLLRSREFFTEQDTHDTFNEVRDVGRAIVYELLLKGETSLAVATLQKLGEDIESSLRQLLFGTLRRSLRSQLAEEMKLYGYLGLREWNILERISLIERVYPCSSFLNSFSTRWNELKQESCRNTSEGISFRVLHPLHKDLIIACGDIDGAVFGSWISINGHPVPPEVDDDSFHAGYWTAAAVWSDAWDQITIDRVVLDQPFLMGVNTLWESQLEYYMGHNDWMQVSMLLEVIPSYALSGGALSIRLDSMHSDSVVEYGREIPDYANYVCSLDELDGACMNVPNIKIFRFPTNDMCSMWLRMLMEQQLAKKFVFLKDYWEGTAEIVPILARSGFIFDLHGSSTLEESGEGLTEFVLSVTDATFHPGAILALHKLMVQFCAQCNLLNLLDIYLDHHKLAVDQDSLSLVLDAAVRGPKLTFGGDNQWAKLLLFQRVKGKEYEASFCNARAVASHNFLPGNNIGVLDVDDIMRTVDDIAEGAGEMAALATLMYAPVPIQECLSSGSINRHFSSGQCTLENLRPALQCFPTLWRTLLAACFGQDPSCNMFGSKLQVSGYSDLLHYLNWRENILFSSGRDTSLLQMLPCWFPKGVRRLIQLYIQGPLGWQSMADLPIGESYWPRDLDDPNISAMSWEAAIQKHIEEQLCASSSEEAGLGLEHHLHRGRALAAFNHLLALRVQKLNTEKRGSSGTSVPGQTNVQSDLHALLAPISQNEESLLSTVVPLAILHFEDSVLVASCALLLELCGLSASILQIDVGALRRISSFYKSGDHGNQTVELSPKGSAVHTKSIEGDVTESLARALADDYLRNESSICVKQRDLQNNVTGKLPTRALMMVLQHLEKASLPVFGGGMTCGSWLVTGSGDGTELRSQQKAASEKWNLVTVFCQMHQMPLSTKYLACLARDNDWVGFLSEAQVGGYPLETVIQVASKEFSDPRLKIHILTVLKSMQSRKRVFHSPNSDIAGQQFEVFISDENLYASVELFGIIAECEKLNNPGEALLLKAKNLSWSILAMIAACFPDVSPLSCLAIWLEITAARETSAIKVNDIASQIANNVGAAVEATNSLPVAARAHTFHYNRKSQKRRRLIEPMLENSLSLTAFDVSTTSGGAKFEEIMPEEERGQKIDEDVTVSSNSDEVVNSLLRMVAVLCEQHLFLPLLKAFEIFLPSCSLLPFIRALQAFSQMRLSEASAHLGSFSARIKEEPSQTQTNFAREGPTGSSWISSIAVKAADAMLSMCPSPYEKRCLLQLLAATDFGDDGSAATYYRRLYWKINLAEPSLRKDDGLHLGNETLDDASLLAALIKNGCWEQARNWAKQLEASGGSWKSVIHHVTEMQAESMVAEWKEFLWDVPEERVALWGHCQTLFIRYSFPASQAGLFFLKHAEAAEKDLPARELHGLLLLSLQWLSGTITRSNQACPLNLLREIETKVWLLAVESEAQVKSEGDFPQSNCGRELGIGKSSSIMDHTADIITKIDNHLNSMKMKSVDRSDFRENNQTQLKTHQALVDDFMASTGGNSKAKRRAKGFVQSRRPLNDAVDKSNEFESVFFSQSHRDDSQLVDDNFKFEASLSRWEEGVGPAELERAVLSLLEFGQIAAARQLQHKLSPGQIPYEFVVLDAALKLAALSTPNNKMSVLLLDDEVRSVIQSNNFVANHQVIEPLQVLDGLAAILAEGRGRGVCKRIVAVVKAANVLGLSFSEAFDKQPIELLQLLTLKAQDSFEEANLLVQTHSMPASSIAHVLAESFLKGLLAAHRGGYMDSQKEEGPAPLLWRFSDFLKWAELCPSEPEIGHALMRLVITGQEIPHACEVELLILSHHFYKSSACLDGVDVLVALAATRVEAYVSEGDFTCLARLITGVGNFHALNFILGILIENGQLDLLLQKYSAAADANTGTAEAVRGFRMAVLTSLQQFNPHDLDAFAMVYNHFDMKHETAALLESRAEQSSHQWFLRYDKDQTDDLLESMRYFIEAAEVHSSIDAGNKTRKACAQASLLSLQIRMPDLQWLNLSETNARRALVEQSRFQEALVVAEAYGLNQPSEWALVLWNQMLKPELTEQFMAEFVAVLPLQPSMLVELARFYRAEVAARWDQSQFSVWLTGGGLPAEWAKYLGRSFRCLLKRTRDLRLRLQLATTATGFIDVIDSCNNALDKVPENAGPLVLRKGHGGAYLPLM